In the Tessaracoccus lacteus genome, ACGGGCGTGCGGCTGACCCCGAGCTCCGAGGCCACCTCGCCCTCGCTGAGCATGGTGCCTCCCGCCAGTTCCGAGCGCAGGATCTGGTCCTTCACGTAGCGGTAGGCGGTCTGGGCTGCTGAGGGGGTCGCTGCAATGGACACGCCTCCAAGCTAAACATGTATGGAACTTGTATACAAGGTGAGGCGCCGCGTGACCACTTCCGGGCAGCCGACTTCTCCACAGGTGTCCCGGAGCCTGACGCATCGGGGGAGGGATCGGCCATCACGGTCGCATGGGACGAAGTGACGCAGAGGAGCTCATCCGCGCGCGGCTCGCGTACCTGGGCGCCGGGCGTCGCGGGCTGGGGGAGCCGCGGCGTGGAGTCGTCGAAGACGCAGCGCCGACGTCGCCTCCGCAGACCTCGACCCCGGCAGCGCCAGGGTCGCCACGGTTCCCGGTGCAGCTCCGCCACGTGGCCGTCGTCGCGCTGCTTGTCCTGGTCGGTATCGGGGTCAGCCTCGCGACGCTCGGCCGCAGCTCGGCCACCGAGGTCCCGGTGGAGCCGGTCGTCGTGACGAGCGGGTCGCCGGTCGCTCCGACCCCCTCCGCGGCCGGGGCGTCGTCGGCCCCGCTGCGGGTGCACGTGGCCGGTGAGGTCCGCAGCCCCGGCGTCGTGCTCGTCAGTCCTGGCGCGATCGTGCTGGACGCGATCGAGGCCGCCGGAGGCCTGACGAAGGAGGCCGATCCTGCGCTGCTCAACCTGGCGGCGCGGGTCGCGGACGGCGTGCAGATCGTCGTGGGCAGCAGCCGGAGTCCCGCGGGGGAGATCGTGGGCGAGGCCACCGCCACCCAGGGGATGCTGGTGAACCTCAACACCGCCACCGCCGCGCAGCTCGAGGAACTGCCCGGGGTGGGACCCGTGACCGCCGCGGCGATCATCGCGTGGCGCGAGGAGAGCGGCCCGTTCAGTGCGGTCGACGATCTGCAGGAGGTCAGCGGCATCGGGCCGAAGACGTACGAGCAGCTCAGGGAACTCGTGACGATATGAGCGCCACGCATGACCTGAGGCTGGTGCCGGTCGCGGCCGTGACCTGGGTCGGCGCCTGGGTCGGCGTCTCCGGATGGCGTCCCGAGCCCCAGGTGCTGCTTCCGCTGACCGCGGCGCTGGTGCTCGCGATGGTCGTGGCGGCGCGGGCAGGGCGGTGGTGGCTCGCGGTGTGCCTGCTGGTACTCACCTCCTCCTCGCTTGCGGCGGGGGCCCTCTCCTGGCAGCGCCACGGGTCGCCGGTGGCCGAACTCGCGGCGGCCGGGCGGGTCGGCACGGTGGAGTTCGTGGTGCGGGCGCTCCCACATCAGGGTGCGAGGGCGGTGGCGGTCGACGCCGATTTCGCGGAGGTCCAGGCCCGGGGCGTGAGGGTCGAGGGGTCGGTGCCTGTGGTGCTGCTGGGCTCGGGCGACCGGGCCGACGATCTGCTGGCGCTCCGGGTGGGCGCCAGGTACCGCGCGGTCGCGCGGCTCGGCGCCGCCGAGTTGTCCGATCGCGAGGCGGCCGTCGTGAGCCTCCGCGCGGCCCCGGAGGAGCTCGCGGGGCCGGGGTCCACGGATGCCTGGGCGGCCAGCCTGCGGGAGGGGCTGCGCTCCGCGATGAGTCACTCCCCGCCGGACCAGGCCGCCATCGTCCCCTCGCTGGTGGTCGGCGACACCAGGGCGGTGGGCGAGGAGCTGCGGGAGGACTTCCGGGCCACGGGGTTGACGCACCTGATGGCCGTCTCGGGGGCGAACCTGTCCCTGATGCTGGGGGCGCTCCTGGCCGCGGCCAGGGTCTGCGGGGTGCGAGGGTGGGGCCTGCGGGGCCTCGCGGTCGCCGGCGTCGCCGCGTTCATCGTGCTGTGCGGCAGTGAACCCTCGGTGCTCAGGGCGGCGGCGATGGGGCTGATCGCGCTGGCGGGGATCGGCGCGGGGCGCGGTCGACGCAGCCTGCGGGCACTGTGTCTCGCAGTGTGCGTCCTGCTGTGGCTGGACCCGTGGCTGGCGTCGTCGGCGGCGTTCGCGTTGTCCGTGCTGGCCTGCGCGGGGATCGTGCTCATCGGCCCCTTCCTGCTCGCCTCCCTGACGCGTTGGCTGCCCGCCTGGCTCGCGGAGTCGTTGGCGGTGCCCATCGCGGCCCAGCTGGCGACCCAGCCGATCGTGACGGGGATCAGCGACCGGGTCTCCGTCGTCGGTGTGCTCGCCAACGTCCTGGCCGGCCCGTTCGTCGGACCGACCACCGTGCTGGGCTTCCTGGCGGCCTTCCTGAGCCCGCTGGGGATGCCCGCTGTGCCGCCGGCCTGGCTTGCCGGGTGGTGTGCCCAGCCGATCCTGTGGCTGGCCGGAGGCGGCGCAGCGCTGCCGAGTGCCTCCTGGGAATGGCCGGCGACGACATCGGGACTGCTGCTCGTGGCTCTGGGCTCCGCCGCGCTGGGTTGCCTGCTGGTGGCCGCCCTGCGGAGCCCGTGGGGCGGAGCTGCCTTCGCGGCGCTCCTCGTGTCCGCGTGCCTCGTCCGACCGGTGCCGCTCGGTTGGCCGGGGGAGTGGGGCGCGGTGTTCTGCGATGTCGGCCAAGGCGACGCCACGCTCATCAGGGCCGGGCCCCGGGCTGCGGTGGTGATCGACGCCGGGCCGGAGCCCGCGCCTGCGCTGACGTGCCTGGACGCGGCGGGGATCGACGCGGTTCCTCTGCTCGTGCTGACGCACTATCACGCCGACCACGTCGGCGGCGCGACGGAGATCATCGCGCGCTTCAGGCCGGGGCTCGTCCTCGTGCGCGGCGGTGCCGTGCCCGCCTGGCTGAACGCCGCGGCCGGTGCGGTCGGGGCCACCGTGCGCTCCACCGTTCCGGGCGAGTCGATCGTCGTGGGCGATGCCACCTGGACGACCGTCTCCACCGGGCAGGCCCCACCCGGGCCCGGGGCCGCGGAAGAGGGGGAGGGGAGCGCGGAGAACGACGCGTCGGTCGTCGCCGTGGCGGAGTCCGGCGGGCTGAGGGTGGTGCTGCCCGGCGATGCGGAGCCCGCTGGTCAGGCGTCGGCGCTGCGCGGTGCGGCGCGACTGGGGATCAGCCTGTCGGCCGGCGTCCTCAAGCTGCCCCATCACGGGTCGGCGCGCCAGGAGCCCCGGTTCTTCGCGGCCACGGGAGCCAGTCTTGCGGTGGCGAGCGCCGGTCGCGACAACGACTACGGCCACCCGGCCGAGGCGGCCCTCGAGCTCAGCATCCGGCTCGGCATGACGGTCGCGCGCACCGACGAGCAGGGCTCCGTCGCTGTCGCCCTGGATGAGGCTCGACTCGTCGTGCGGGCCGCGCGCTCCCCCCGGGGGTAGTCCGCCGGTCTGATTCACTACGCTTCGTAGTAGTATTGCACTAAACAGAACGAGTGTTTTGCTTGGAGGGGTGTATGAGCGACCTTGGTCTCGATATCGGGTCCACGACGGTCAAGGCCGCTGTCATGGACGGAGAGCGTCTCGTGTTCAGCGCCTACCGGCGCCACAACGCCGACGCCCGTGGCGCGCTGCGCGACCTCCTCCACGACATCGACGAGGCCCTGCCGGGGCGGGAGTTCCGCTGCCACGTCACCGGATCTGCGGGTCTCGGCGTCGCCGACCTGATGGGCGTCGGCTTCGTCCAGGAGGTCATCGCCTCGACCGAGGCCATCGAGAGGTTCAACCCGACCGCGGATGTCGTGATCGAGCTCGGCGGCGAGGACGCGAAGATCACCTACCTCCATCCCGTCGTCGAGCAGCGCATGAACGGCACCTGCGCCGGTGGTACCGGCGCCTTCATCGACCAGATGGCGACGCTGCTGCACACCGACGCCGGCGGCCTCGACGAGCTCGCGTCCCGGTACCAGAACCTCTACCCGATCGCTTCGCGGTGCGGGGTGTTCGCCAAGTCCGACCTGCAGCCGCTGCTGAACCAGGGCGCCCCGCACACGGACCTGGCGGCCTCGGTCTTCCAGGCCGTCGCGACCCAGACCATCGCCGGCCTGGCCTGCGGCAACCCCATCCGCGGCAACCTCGTGTTCCTCGGCGGGCCACTGCACTTCCTGCCCCAGCTCCGCGCGGCCTATGAGCGCGCGCTCGGCGATCACGTCACGTCGTTCACCACCCCGGCGGACGCCCATCTCTACGTCGCCATGGGGGCCGCACTGGTGGCGGGTCAGCAGACCGAGACACCGCGCCACCGTCTCACCGACCTTGCGGACGGGCTGCGTCAGCGCACCCTGATCCCCCTGGCGACCACGAGGCTGCGGCCTCTGTTCCTCGACGACCAGGAGCGCGAGGAGTTCCTGACACGCCACGCCCGCGCCACCGTCCCGCGCCGGGAGCTGTCCGAGGCGAGCGGGCCGGTCTTCCTCGGCATCGACGCCGGCTCCACGACGGTCAAGGCCGTCGTGACCACCGCCGACGGCGAACTCCTCTTCACGCACTACCAGGGCAGCAACGACCCGGTCTCCGTAGCCTCGGCCATCCTGCGCACCGTCTGGGAGGCGCTCCCCGAGACCGCCTACCTTGCCCGCGCCTGCGTCACCGGCTACGGGGAGGGCCTCGTCAGGGCCGCGCTCCGCCTCGACGACGGCGAGATCGAGACCATGGCGCACTACCGGGCCGCCGAGCACCTCGCGCCCGGCGTCACCTCGGTGATCGACATCGGCGGCCAGGACATGAAGTACCTGCGGATCCGCCGCGGCGCGGTCGACTCCATCGCCGTCAACGAGGCATGCTCGTCCGGCTGCGGGTCCTTCCTGCAGACCTTCGCCGCCACGCTGGGCACCGACATCCAGAGCTTCGCCGCCCAGGCGCTGACCTCCACGGCACCGGTTGACCTCGGCACCCGGTGCACCGTCTTCATGAACAGCTCGGTGAAGCAGGCCCAGCGCGAGGGCGCGTCGCCCGCCGACATCGCCGCAGGCCTCTCCTACTCCGTCATTCGCAACGCCCTCTACAAGGTCATCAAGCTGAAGGACGCGTCCCAGTTGGGGGAGCGCGTCGTGGTGCAGGGCGGAACCTTCCTCAACGATGCCGTGCTGCGTGCCTTCGAGCTGCTCACCGGGGTCGAGGTCGTCCGGCCAGACGTCGCGGGACTGATGGGCGCCTACGGGGCTGCGCTGACCGCCCGCCGGAACTGGGGACAGGGAGAACGGTCGCAGGCCCTCGACCTCGACGAACTCGACGCGCTGCGGGTCGACACCTCCATGGACGTCTGCCGGCTGTGCCAGAATCACTGCCAGCTGACCATCTCCCGGTTCTCCGACGGCACCCGCCACGTCTCCGGCAACCGCTGCGAGCGCGGCGCCAGCACCGAGAAGGTGCCGCCGAAGTCCGAGCTGCCCAACCTGTACGACTACAAGTACCGCCGCATCTTCGGCTACCGCAGGCTCACCGCGGAGAAGGCCACGCGTGGCGACATCGGCATCCCCCGCGTGCTGAACATGTACGAGAACTACCCCTTGTGGTTCACGGTGCTCACGAAGCTCGGTTTCCGCGTGATGATCTCGGGCCGGTCCAACCATGAGCTGTTCGAGCGCGGCATGGACTCCATCGTCTCCGAGAACATCTGCTACCCCGCCAAGCTCGCGCACGGACACGTTGAATCGCTGCTGGACAAGGGTGTCGACACAATCTTCCTGCCCTGCGTGCCGATCGAGGCCAAGGAGGTCGACGGCGCGGACAACCACTTCAACTGCCCCGTCGTCGCCTTCTACCCGCAGGTGCTCGGCAAGAACGTGGCCCGGCTGCGGGAGCAGGGCGTGCGCTATCTCGCCCCGATGCTGAGCCTCGACGACCCCGCCAAGCTGGCCACCCGGCTCGTGGAGGTCTTCGCCGACTGGAACGTGACGCCGGAGGAGGCAACCGCGGCGGTCGAGGCGGGCTTCGCCGAGGACGCGGCGGCCAAGGCCGACGTGCGCGCCGAGGGCCGCCGGGCGCTCGAGTACCTCGCGAAGCGTGGCCTGAAGGGCATCGTGCTCGCCGGTCGCCCCTATCACGTGGACCCTGAGGTCAACCACGGCATCCCGTCGCTCATCAACGGCCTCGGGATGGGGGTGCTCACCGAGGACTCCATCCTCGACCCCACCGCGAGCGAGTTGGAGCGCCCGCTGCGGGTGCTGGATCAGTGGGCCTACCACACCCGCCTCTACGAGGCCGCCGCGCGCGTCGCCACCCGGCCGGACCTGCACCTGGTGCAGCTCAACTCGTTCGGCTGCGGGGTGGACGCGATCACCACCGACCAGGTGGCGGAGATCCTCGAGCGCTCCGACGACCTGTACACGCTGCTGAAGATCGACGAGGTCTCGAACCTCGGCGCCGCCACCATCCGGCTGCGGTCCATGAAGGCGGCCGCCGCCGAGCGCCGCGGATCCGCGACCGTGGAGACCCACGACATCGACCGCACCCCGCCGCTGTTCACCCTTGAGGCCCGCCGCACGCACACCGTCTATGCACCGCAGATGGCCCCGACCCACTTCCGGCTCATCGTGCCGGTGCTGAGGAAGGTGGGCATCAACGTCGAGCTGCTCGAGCATGCGAGCACCGAGGACGTCGAGGTCGGCCTGAAGTTCGTCAACAACGACGCCTGCTTCCCGGCGATCATGGTCGTCGGGCAGCTTGTGAACAAGATCCGCTCCGGCGAGGCGGATCCTGAGCGCTCGTCGGTGATCATCACGCAGACCGGCGGCATGTGCCGCGCCACCAACTATGTCGGGCTGCTGCGCAAGGCTCTGGCGGACGCGGGATACCCGCAGATCCCCGTGCTTGCCGTCAGCGTGCAGGGCCTCGAGGAGAGCCCGGGGTTCACGCTGAGCCCGTCGATGATCCATCCGCTCCTGCAGGCGCTGGTGCTCGGCGACCTGCTGCAGTCGCTGCTGCTGCGCGTGCGCCCGTACGAGGCGCTGGAGGGCAGCGCGAAGGAGCTCTACGGGCGCTGGGACCTGATCTGCCAGGAGTGGCTGCAGTTCTCCGGCCGCAGCGCGACGCTCGGACGGAGCGTCGGCTACTCGAAGCTGGTCCGGCTGATCGTGGGCGAGTTCGATGCGCTCCCGCTGACGGACGGCCCGCGGCGACCACGCGTCGGCATCGTCGGTGAGATCCTGGTGAAGTTCCACCCGGACGCGAACAACCACGTGGTCGACGTCGTCGAGGATGAAGGGTGCGAGGCTGTGCTGCCTGGCATGCTGCCGTTCTTCCTGATGGGGATGTACTCGTCGAGGCACCGCTACGAGACGCTCGGCGTCGGAGGAAGCTCGCGACACCTCAAGGCGATGGCGACGTGGCTCGTGGAGCGCTACCAGGACCCGGTCCGGCGCGCGCTGGCCGCCACGGGTGGCAAGTTCGACGTGCCGGCGACGATGAAGGAGCTGGCGGGCAAGGCCGACGGCATCATCTCGCTCGGCACCCTGGCCGGCGAGGGCTGGCTGCTGACCGCCGAGATGGTCGAGCTGATCGAGCTCGGTGCGCCCAACATCATCTGCGCGCAGCCGTTCGCCTGCCTGCCGAACCACGTCGTCGGTCGCGGCATGTTCGCCGAGCTGAGGCGTCAGCACCCTCGGGCCAACGTGGTGAGCGTCGACTACGACCCCGGTGCCTCCGAGACCAACCAGCTCAACCGCATCAAGTTGATGATCGCCACCGCCCACAAGCAGGCGGCCAGGGCAGGGGACGGGTTCCGGCTCGGGGCGGCCACGCCCGTCTCCCCGGTCGACGTCTGGGAGGACTCACTCACCCGCTGACGGCGAGTCCGTTAACGACCGATCGGCGGAGCTCCTCGCGGTCGGCCCCCGGCTGCAGCACGATGCGCACGACGAACCCGTGCATCGCGGCCAGGACGACGCCCGCGGCGTCCCTGGCCCGGTCATCCGCGTCGGATCCGAAACGCTCCCGGCCCCAGGGGGCCAGCGCACCGACGACGACGTCGAGGAGGTCGGTGACCGCGTCGCTGGCCAGCCGCGCGAGCTCCTGCTCGAACGGGACCTGCGACCAGACCTGCAGCAGCAGGGAGGCCGTCGCCTCGAACGGCTCGTCCTGCTCGAGGAGCAGCTGGTCGAGCACCTGGGCAGGTGTCGGCCGGTCTCGGGAGTCCAGCCCGGCCTGCAGGGACTCCAACCGGGCGGTGAGCACCTCTGCGATGGCGTGGCGCAGCAGGGCCGCCTTGCTGTCGAAGTGCGAGTAGATAGACCCGGCGGACAGGCCGGACTCCGCGATGATGTCCGCCATCGACGTGCTGGCGAACCCGTCGCGCACGAAACAGCGCAGCGCCGCCGCCGCGATCTGGTCGCGCCGGTCGCGGCGCGTGTCGTCGGAGAGGCGGGGCATGGGTCAGCGGGTCTCGCGGGGCTCGAGCCCGGCGGCCACGTACATCGCGTCGATGACCCGCATCTGCGCGACCGCGTTGGCGGTCCCCGTCAGCAGCGGGGCCCCGTCGCGCACGGCGGCGACGAAGGCGGCCAGCTGCTCCTCGTAGCTGGTGGGGGAGCCGGGCACGTCGTGGCGGGTGGTGACCCCGTCGACGGTGACGGCGATGGAGCTGGCGTCCTGAGGCTTCACGAAACCCTCGACCCGGATGGTGCCGCGGGTTCCGGTGACGGTGGCGCTCTGGCGCTCGACGTCCTCCAGCAGGGAGCTGGAGATCGTGCCCGTCACGCCGTCGGGGAAGCGGAGTTCCGCGGACAGGGCCTCGTCGAGCCTCGGGTCGGTCGAGGGCCGCGCGACGGCCGAGACAACCTCGGGTTCCGCACCGGCGATGGCGCGGGCGAAGAACAGGCTGTAGCACCCGAGGTCCATGGTCGCGCCGCCGGCGAGTTCCTGGATGTAGCGGATGTTCGTGCGGTCCGGCATGTGGATGTCGAAGTGGGCCGACACGTCGACGAGGTCGCCGATCGCGCCCTCGGCGATGAGGGTCAGCACCCGGGTGACGAGCGCGTGGTAGCGGGAGTGGATGGCCTCCATGACGACGCGGTCGGTCGCGTCGACCCTCCGCGCGACCTCCCGGGCCTCGGCCGCGTTGGAGGCGAACGGCTTCTCCACGAGGACGTGCCTGCCGGCGTCGACCGCGGCGACGGTCCAACGGCCGTGCTCCGAGTTCGGTAACGGGATGTAGACCGCGTCGATGCCCGCGTCGGCGAGCAGTGCCTCGTAGCTGTCGTGCACGGTGGGGATGCCATGCCGCGTCGCGAACTCCTGGGCCCGCGCCCGGTCGCGGGCGGCGACCGCGACGATCTCGACGTCCTGGTTGCTGGCGGCGGGTTCGAGCAGCGCGGACGGCGTGATGCCTGCGGCGCCGAGGATGCCGAAGCGGAGCGGTGCGGTCATGGGCTCTCCCCTTGAGACTGGCTGGTGTTGCACGAGTCTAGGGGCCACGGCACGCGCCCCGGGGTGACGGGTGCCGGGAGGCGCCGGGTTCGTTCCTGTCGGTGGGCGCTGGCAGAATCTCCCCATGCCCGCCTTCGGATCAGCCCTCCTCGTCACCGGACCCGAGCCACTGCTCGCCAGCCGCATCGTGGCCGACGCGAAGGCGGCCGCACTGCGCGAGCAGCCCGGGGCCGACGTCAACGAGATCACGGCGACCGACCTCGAGGACCACATGCTGTCCGAGGTCATCGGTGGCTCGCTGTTCTCCACCCACATCGTCGCGGTGATCGACGACCTCGGCTCCTGCCCGCCCGAGGTGGTCGAGCAGCTGGTCGACGTGGCGAGAAATCCCCCCGACGAGCTGTGTCTGATCCTCGTGCACCCGGGCGGCAACAAGGGTAGGGGAGTGGTCGACAAGCTGAAGAAGGCCAAGGTGCCGACCCAGATCGTTGCCGCGCTGAAGCCCAGCGAGCTCGGCCAGTTCATCACGGCGGAGGCGAGGCGCGCGAAGGTCCGCATCGGGGCCGAGGCGAACCAGGAGCTGCAGCAGGCGGTCGGGGGTGACCTGCGGGCGCTGGCGGCCGCGGTCAAGCAGCTGGCCGTCGACGCCGAGTCCGGTGAGATCGATAAGGCGCTCATCCACCGCTACTTCGCGGGTCGCGCCGAGGCGTCGTCGTTCAAGGTGGCCGACGCGGTGCTGGCCGGCAACGGCGCGGTCGCGATGGAGAACCTGCGGTGGGCCCTCGAGACGGGCGTGGCGCCGGTGCTGATCACCAGCGCGTTGGCGGGATCCTTCCGCGGCATGGGCCGGCTGCTGGACGCGCAGAGCCGACGGGTGTCCGGGGGCGAGCTGGCGCGGGCGCTGGGCATGCCTCCGTGGAAGATCAGGAACCTGGAGCGCACATCGCGCAACTGGCGATCCGGCGACGTCGCTCAGGCCATCCGCATCGTCGCCGAGGGCGACGCGGCGGTCAAGGGAGCGGCGACGGACGCCGACTATGCCCTGGAGAAGATGGTGCTGGCGATCCTCAAGCTGCGCAGCCGCTGACACGTGCGAGGGCACGCAAAACAGCGCCTTGACGACCGAGGGTCAAGGCGCTGTTCTTGCCAAGAGATCAGCGTGCTGCCGGGCCCGGGGCCCGGCCTGCGCAGGATCAGAGAGCGGCGACTGCCGTGGAGATGGCCGACTTACGGTTCGCGGCCTGGTTCTTGTGG is a window encoding:
- a CDS encoding ComEA family DNA-binding protein, with translation MGRSDAEELIRARLAYLGAGRRGLGEPRRGVVEDAAPTSPPQTSTPAAPGSPRFPVQLRHVAVVALLVLVGIGVSLATLGRSSATEVPVEPVVVTSGSPVAPTPSAAGASSAPLRVHVAGEVRSPGVVLVSPGAIVLDAIEAAGGLTKEADPALLNLAARVADGVQIVVGSSRSPAGEIVGEATATQGMLVNLNTATAAQLEELPGVGPVTAAAIIAWREESGPFSAVDDLQEVSGIGPKTYEQLRELVTI
- a CDS encoding ComEC/Rec2 family competence protein, whose translation is MIDAGPEPAPALTCLDAAGIDAVPLLVLTHYHADHVGGATEIIARFRPGLVLVRGGAVPAWLNAAAGAVGATVRSTVPGESIVVGDATWTTVSTGQAPPGPGAAEEGEGSAENDASVVAVAESGGLRVVLPGDAEPAGQASALRGAARLGISLSAGVLKLPHHGSARQEPRFFAATGASLAVASAGRDNDYGHPAEAALELSIRLGMTVARTDEQGSVAVALDEARLVVRAARSPRG
- a CDS encoding acyl-CoA dehydratase activase-related protein, with protein sequence MSDLGLDIGSTTVKAAVMDGERLVFSAYRRHNADARGALRDLLHDIDEALPGREFRCHVTGSAGLGVADLMGVGFVQEVIASTEAIERFNPTADVVIELGGEDAKITYLHPVVEQRMNGTCAGGTGAFIDQMATLLHTDAGGLDELASRYQNLYPIASRCGVFAKSDLQPLLNQGAPHTDLAASVFQAVATQTIAGLACGNPIRGNLVFLGGPLHFLPQLRAAYERALGDHVTSFTTPADAHLYVAMGAALVAGQQTETPRHRLTDLADGLRQRTLIPLATTRLRPLFLDDQEREEFLTRHARATVPRRELSEASGPVFLGIDAGSTTVKAVVTTADGELLFTHYQGSNDPVSVASAILRTVWEALPETAYLARACVTGYGEGLVRAALRLDDGEIETMAHYRAAEHLAPGVTSVIDIGGQDMKYLRIRRGAVDSIAVNEACSSGCGSFLQTFAATLGTDIQSFAAQALTSTAPVDLGTRCTVFMNSSVKQAQREGASPADIAAGLSYSVIRNALYKVIKLKDASQLGERVVVQGGTFLNDAVLRAFELLTGVEVVRPDVAGLMGAYGAALTARRNWGQGERSQALDLDELDALRVDTSMDVCRLCQNHCQLTISRFSDGTRHVSGNRCERGASTEKVPPKSELPNLYDYKYRRIFGYRRLTAEKATRGDIGIPRVLNMYENYPLWFTVLTKLGFRVMISGRSNHELFERGMDSIVSENICYPAKLAHGHVESLLDKGVDTIFLPCVPIEAKEVDGADNHFNCPVVAFYPQVLGKNVARLREQGVRYLAPMLSLDDPAKLATRLVEVFADWNVTPEEATAAVEAGFAEDAAAKADVRAEGRRALEYLAKRGLKGIVLAGRPYHVDPEVNHGIPSLINGLGMGVLTEDSILDPTASELERPLRVLDQWAYHTRLYEAAARVATRPDLHLVQLNSFGCGVDAITTDQVAEILERSDDLYTLLKIDEVSNLGAATIRLRSMKAAAAERRGSATVETHDIDRTPPLFTLEARRTHTVYAPQMAPTHFRLIVPVLRKVGINVELLEHASTEDVEVGLKFVNNDACFPAIMVVGQLVNKIRSGEADPERSSVIITQTGGMCRATNYVGLLRKALADAGYPQIPVLAVSVQGLEESPGFTLSPSMIHPLLQALVLGDLLQSLLLRVRPYEALEGSAKELYGRWDLICQEWLQFSGRSATLGRSVGYSKLVRLIVGEFDALPLTDGPRRPRVGIVGEILVKFHPDANNHVVDVVEDEGCEAVLPGMLPFFLMGMYSSRHRYETLGVGGSSRHLKAMATWLVERYQDPVRRALAATGGKFDVPATMKELAGKADGIISLGTLAGEGWLLTAEMVELIELGAPNIICAQPFACLPNHVVGRGMFAELRRQHPRANVVSVDYDPGASETNQLNRIKLMIATAHKQAARAGDGFRLGAATPVSPVDVWEDSLTR
- a CDS encoding TetR/AcrR family transcriptional regulator, which encodes MPRLSDDTRRDRRDQIAAAALRCFVRDGFASTSMADIIAESGLSAGSIYSHFDSKAALLRHAIAEVLTARLESLQAGLDSRDRPTPAQVLDQLLLEQDEPFEATASLLLQVWSQVPFEQELARLASDAVTDLLDVVVGALAPWGRERFGSDADDRARDAAGVVLAAMHGFVVRIVLQPGADREELRRSVVNGLAVSG
- a CDS encoding Gfo/Idh/MocA family protein, whose protein sequence is MTAPLRFGILGAAGITPSALLEPAASNQDVEIVAVAARDRARAQEFATRHGIPTVHDSYEALLADAGIDAVYIPLPNSEHGRWTVAAVDAGRHVLVEKPFASNAAEAREVARRVDATDRVVMEAIHSRYHALVTRVLTLIAEGAIGDLVDVSAHFDIHMPDRTNIRYIQELAGGATMDLGCYSLFFARAIAGAEPEVVSAVARPSTDPRLDEALSAELRFPDGVTGTISSSLLEDVERQSATVTGTRGTIRVEGFVKPQDASSIAVTVDGVTTRHDVPGSPTSYEEQLAAFVAAVRDGAPLLTGTANAVAQMRVIDAMYVAAGLEPRETR
- the holA gene encoding DNA polymerase III subunit delta, coding for MPAFGSALLVTGPEPLLASRIVADAKAAALREQPGADVNEITATDLEDHMLSEVIGGSLFSTHIVAVIDDLGSCPPEVVEQLVDVARNPPDELCLILVHPGGNKGRGVVDKLKKAKVPTQIVAALKPSELGQFITAEARRAKVRIGAEANQELQQAVGGDLRALAAAVKQLAVDAESGEIDKALIHRYFAGRAEASSFKVADAVLAGNGAVAMENLRWALETGVAPVLITSALAGSFRGMGRLLDAQSRRVSGGELARALGMPPWKIRNLERTSRNWRSGDVAQAIRIVAEGDAAVKGAATDADYALEKMVLAILKLRSR